One genomic region from Streptomyces sp. NBC_01304 encodes:
- a CDS encoding DUF2330 domain-containing protein, which produces MSMGTAKTGGDGQVEGGRRRPARGRRGRVLGILLSLAALQLGSLAAPAHACGCGAMVPNADTRIGVDQETSAVRWDGRRERIDMRLTVRGTADQAAWIMPVPHRADVELGDPALFDRLSEATAPVPRDRFYFWPRGGDWPFADSDDDGAGAPAPGASDGRGSGVGVVDRRRLGDFEVARLTATDPDALSTWLSTNGFRLPDRLEDALQPYVAQGWEYVAIRLVPGEADGSGASGTPDTGASPGTSGTPGVNGSPDAGSTPDASGHPGSGSTSDASGSPDAGPTPDAVGGPDTGEFPDASSTPGTTGTSGTTVAPGATGTTGTPGASGTPGSSETPARPQPLTGALDPLRITFDSDRLVYPMRLSRLARTPQSLGLYVFAPHRMEPRSAIGGAEPEVTFAGKVEPTGALAELAGGGTPFLTAVEQDFPQPERINADHELRRSASDTTFRRTYDRDRLLRVAGMPAWLLTVGGVALVAVLLIVVRARARARRDVLPPA; this is translated from the coding sequence ATGTCCATGGGCACGGCGAAGACCGGCGGGGACGGTCAGGTCGAGGGTGGTCGACGGCGACCGGCACGGGGCCGCCGCGGGCGGGTCCTCGGCATCCTCCTGTCCCTGGCGGCGCTGCAACTGGGCTCCCTGGCCGCCCCGGCCCACGCCTGCGGCTGCGGCGCCATGGTCCCGAACGCCGACACCCGGATAGGCGTCGACCAGGAGACCTCCGCCGTCCGCTGGGACGGCCGGCGCGAACGCATCGACATGCGCCTCACCGTCCGGGGCACCGCCGACCAGGCAGCCTGGATCATGCCGGTGCCGCACCGCGCGGACGTCGAGCTGGGCGACCCGGCCCTCTTCGACCGGCTCAGCGAGGCCACGGCACCGGTCCCGCGCGACCGCTTCTACTTCTGGCCGCGCGGCGGCGACTGGCCCTTCGCCGACTCCGACGACGACGGCGCGGGGGCGCCGGCGCCGGGCGCGAGCGACGGCCGGGGTTCGGGCGTGGGCGTCGTCGACCGGCGCCGCCTCGGCGACTTCGAGGTGGCGCGCCTGACCGCCACCGACCCGGACGCGCTCAGCACGTGGCTGAGCACCAACGGCTTCCGCCTCCCCGACCGCCTGGAGGACGCGCTGCAGCCGTACGTCGCCCAGGGGTGGGAGTACGTGGCGATACGCCTCGTCCCCGGGGAGGCGGACGGTTCCGGCGCGAGCGGCACCCCTGACACCGGAGCCTCGCCCGGGACGAGCGGCACGCCGGGCGTGAACGGCAGCCCCGACGCGGGCAGCACGCCGGACGCGAGCGGACATCCCGGTTCGGGCAGTACCTCGGACGCGAGCGGCAGCCCGGACGCAGGACCCACGCCCGACGCAGTCGGAGGCCCCGATACCGGCGAATTCCCGGACGCGAGCAGCACTCCAGGCACGACCGGCACGTCAGGCACGACCGTCGCTCCAGGCGCAACCGGCACGACCGGCACCCCAGGCGCATCCGGCACCCCAGGCTCAAGCGAAACCCCCGCCCGGCCCCAGCCCCTCACCGGCGCCCTCGACCCCCTCCGGATCACCTTCGACAGCGACAGGCTCGTCTACCCGATGCGCCTGTCCCGCCTGGCCCGGACCCCGCAGTCCCTCGGCCTGTACGTCTTCGCCCCGCACCGCATGGAACCCCGGTCCGCCATCGGCGGGGCCGAACCCGAGGTGACCTTCGCCGGAAAGGTCGAGCCCACCGGGGCCCTCGCCGAACTCGCGGGCGGCGGCACGCCCTTCCTGACCGCGGTCGAGCAGGACTTCCCGCAGCCCGAGCGGATCAACGCCGACCACGAACTGCGCCGCTCGGCCTCGGACACCACCTTCCGGCGCACGTACGACCGGGACCGCCTGCTCCGCGTCGCGGGCATGCCGGCCTGGCTCCTGACCGTGGGCGGAGTCGCTCTGGTGGCCGTGCTCCTGATCGTCGTACGGGCCAGGGCACGGGCCCGCCGCGACGTGCTCCCGCCGGCCTGA
- a CDS encoding steroid 3-ketoacyl-CoA thiolase — translation MAAEPVIVEAVRTPIGKRNGALANLHPAYLLGETYRELLARTGMHADCVEQIVGGTVTHAGEQSMNPARNAWLAMGLPYETAATTVDCQCGSSQQASHMVANMIAGGVIDVGISCGVEAMSRVPLGSGSKHGPGKPFPDEWNVDLPNQFEAAERIARNRGLTRENVDSLGLISQERAAVAWAEERFKRETFAVQVPTTEAEQAAGQGMWRLVDRDEGLRDTTMEGLGGLKPVMPTAVHTAGNSSQISDGACAIMWASKRMARALKLKPRARIVAQALVGADPHYHLDGPIDATRAVLGKAGMSLKDIDLVEINEAFASVVLSWAQVFDQDLEKVNVNGGAIALGHPVGATGARLITTALHELERRDKEFALITMCAGGALATGTIIQRL, via the coding sequence ATGGCCGCGGAACCCGTCATCGTCGAAGCCGTACGAACCCCCATCGGCAAGCGCAACGGAGCGCTCGCCAACCTCCACCCGGCCTATCTGCTGGGGGAGACGTACCGCGAACTCCTCGCCCGCACCGGCATGCACGCCGACTGCGTCGAGCAGATCGTCGGCGGCACGGTCACGCACGCGGGCGAGCAGTCCATGAACCCGGCGCGCAACGCGTGGCTCGCGATGGGCCTGCCGTACGAGACCGCGGCGACCACCGTGGACTGTCAGTGCGGCTCCTCGCAGCAGGCCAGCCACATGGTGGCCAACATGATCGCGGGCGGGGTCATCGACGTCGGCATCAGCTGTGGCGTGGAGGCCATGTCGCGGGTGCCGCTCGGGTCGGGCTCCAAGCACGGTCCCGGCAAGCCGTTCCCCGACGAGTGGAACGTCGACCTGCCGAACCAGTTCGAGGCGGCCGAACGCATCGCCCGCAACCGGGGGTTGACCCGGGAGAACGTCGACTCGCTGGGTCTCATATCGCAGGAGCGGGCCGCCGTCGCCTGGGCCGAGGAACGCTTCAAACGGGAGACCTTCGCCGTCCAGGTGCCCACCACCGAGGCCGAACAGGCCGCCGGGCAGGGCATGTGGCGGCTCGTGGACCGGGACGAGGGGCTGCGCGACACGACCATGGAAGGGCTGGGGGGCCTCAAGCCGGTCATGCCGACCGCGGTGCACACGGCGGGGAATTCATCGCAGATTTCGGACGGGGCCTGCGCGATCATGTGGGCGTCCAAGCGGATGGCACGGGCGCTGAAGCTCAAGCCCCGGGCCCGGATCGTGGCCCAGGCGCTGGTCGGGGCCGACCCGCACTACCACCTGGACGGGCCGATCGATGCGACTCGGGCGGTGCTCGGCAAGGCGGGGATGTCGCTGAAGGACATCGACCTGGTCGAGATCAATGAGGCGTTCGCCTCGGTGGTGTTGAGCTGGGCCCAGGTGTTCGATCAGGATCTGGAGAAGGTGAATGTGAATGGCGGGGCGATCGCGCTCGGGCATCCGGTGGGGGCGACCGGGGCTCGGCTGATCACGACCGCGTTGCACGAGCTGGAGCGGCGGGACAAGGAGTTCGCGCTCATCACGATGTGTGCGGGTGGGGCTCTCGCCACGGGGACGATCATTCAGCGGTTGTAA
- a CDS encoding glycosyltransferase family 39 protein — MTALRPPDGQAPGPRPTEPRLTAPTAEHPIDTAQPSTDRRPTTAGARTTGARIPAQSGAAPAGGLAGPRPRRALLALPPLFALLFGLWGITRQGTLWRDEAVTVDLGQRSLSSLLATLEHYDVVHGFYYLFMHGVFALFGDSLLALRLPSVLAITAATAGVALLGHRLAGLRAGLLAGGVFVLLPLVQWHAQEGRSYALVCALVVWATWIFVRALDRPALDARARLLWCAYALLALTACLLHEFAVLAVLAHAVTLWRSNAPRPMRRAWLVASACVVVGLAPLAVFSVGQSALVDWISGPQPGVLIAYGIGAVLGFTRAAVPVRPRSGPAPSFPSARRRLARSLKLFEQGRETSAAPQRAQGPPSGRTTGNSAQAPGPVTLQGLALPLMLLPTVLLLALSPVKALFVDRYVLYGMAGLALLAGAALERAWQAATRHPAKHRRHALAAGASLVALVALVPVGLMVRSPESRVDNMTAIADEVRKVAKPGDGLLFMPARRRIWAADEPEAFRGLRDLALAQTPDASRSLYGVEHPVEDLPAELRTAERIVALQDPAGDPLDRTPEEKAKREVLQDSFEECGATEVQGARVAVYARPGKC; from the coding sequence ATGACAGCGCTGCGACCCCCCGACGGGCAGGCCCCCGGCCCCCGGCCCACCGAGCCCCGGCTCACCGCACCGACCGCGGAGCACCCCATCGACACGGCACAGCCCAGCACCGACCGCCGGCCCACCACCGCCGGTGCCCGGACCACCGGGGCCAGGATCCCGGCCCAGAGCGGAGCGGCCCCGGCCGGTGGCCTCGCGGGCCCGCGGCCGCGGCGGGCGCTGCTCGCGCTGCCGCCCCTGTTCGCGCTGCTCTTCGGACTGTGGGGGATCACCCGGCAGGGCACCCTGTGGCGCGACGAAGCGGTCACGGTCGACCTCGGGCAGCGCTCGCTGTCCTCGCTCCTGGCCACCCTCGAGCACTACGACGTCGTGCACGGCTTCTACTACCTCTTCATGCACGGCGTGTTCGCCCTCTTCGGCGACTCCCTGCTCGCCCTGCGGCTGCCGTCCGTCCTCGCGATCACCGCCGCCACGGCCGGTGTCGCGCTGCTCGGCCACCGGCTCGCCGGACTCCGCGCCGGGCTGCTCGCGGGCGGGGTGTTCGTGCTGCTTCCGCTGGTGCAGTGGCATGCGCAGGAGGGACGTTCGTACGCGTTGGTGTGTGCGCTCGTCGTCTGGGCGACCTGGATTTTCGTACGCGCCCTGGACCGTCCCGCCCTGGACGCGAGGGCCCGACTGCTCTGGTGCGCGTACGCGCTGCTCGCCCTGACCGCCTGTCTGCTCCACGAGTTCGCGGTGCTCGCGGTCCTCGCGCACGCGGTGACCCTGTGGCGGTCGAACGCGCCCCGCCCGATGCGCCGGGCCTGGCTCGTCGCCTCGGCCTGCGTCGTCGTCGGCCTCGCCCCGCTCGCGGTGTTCAGCGTCGGACAGTCCGCCCTGGTCGACTGGATCAGCGGGCCGCAGCCCGGCGTGCTCATCGCGTACGGCATCGGGGCGGTGCTCGGCTTCACCCGCGCCGCGGTCCCCGTGCGGCCGAGGTCAGGGCCTGCGCCGAGTTTCCCGTCTGCCCGGCGACGCCTGGCACGCTCCCTCAAGCTCTTCGAGCAGGGGCGCGAGACATCAGCTGCTCCGCAGCGGGCGCAGGGCCCGCCCTCCGGGCGGACGACGGGAAACTCGGCGCAGGCCCCGGGCCCGGTCACCCTGCAGGGCCTCGCGCTACCCCTGATGCTCCTGCCGACCGTGCTCCTGCTCGCCCTGAGCCCGGTGAAGGCGCTCTTCGTCGACCGCTATGTGCTGTACGGCATGGCGGGCCTGGCGCTGCTCGCGGGCGCGGCGCTGGAGCGGGCCTGGCAGGCGGCGACCCGGCACCCGGCGAAGCACCGCCGGCACGCGCTCGCGGCGGGCGCGAGCCTGGTCGCGCTGGTGGCCCTGGTTCCGGTGGGCCTGATGGTGCGCTCGCCGGAGAGCCGGGTCGACAACATGACGGCGATCGCCGACGAGGTGCGCAAGGTCGCGAAGCCCGGCGACGGCCTGCTCTTCATGCCCGCCCGGCGCCGCATCTGGGCCGCCGACGAACCCGAGGCCTTCCGCGGCCTGAGGGACCTGGCGCTCGCGCAGACCCCCGACGCGTCCCGCTCGCTCTACGGCGTGGAGCACCCGGTCGAGGACCTGCCCGCCGAACTGCGCACCGCCGAGCGGATCGTCGCCCTGCAGGACCCGGCCGGGGACCCCCTGGACCGGACCCCCGAGGAGAAGGCCAAGCGCGAGGTGTTGCAGGACTCCTTCGAGGAGTGCGGCGCCACTGAGGTGCAGGGCGCGCGGGTGGCGGTGTACGCACGACCCGGCAAGTGCTGA
- a CDS encoding nuclear transport factor 2 family protein has protein sequence MVAPSSGRLAELGEDQILVTGSFAFRFPATGAVYEDGFVVRLRVRDGQIAECQIYEDSLALLRAYRG, from the coding sequence GTGGTGGCGCCGTCGAGCGGCCGGCTGGCCGAGCTGGGCGAGGACCAGATCCTGGTGACGGGGAGCTTCGCCTTCCGCTTCCCGGCGACGGGCGCCGTGTACGAGGACGGCTTCGTGGTGCGGCTGCGGGTGCGGGACGGGCAGATCGCCGAGTGCCAGATCTATGAGGACTCGCTCGCCCTGCTCAGGGCCTATCGGGGCTGA
- a CDS encoding transglycosylase SLT domain-containing protein translates to MSVSRIRRIATPKKALATSVVALAAAGMVFSAAPAQAATPAAVPAAAPAMAATSAQAIAKQMIPDPAQYNAFSQIVSRESGWNHTASNASSGAYGLVQALPGSKMASAGADWKTNPATQIKWGLDYMNSRYGSPAAAWSFWQTHHWY, encoded by the coding sequence GTGTCCGTCTCCCGCATCCGCCGCATCGCCACCCCGAAGAAGGCCCTCGCCACCTCCGTCGTGGCCCTTGCCGCCGCCGGCATGGTCTTCTCCGCCGCTCCGGCCCAGGCCGCCACCCCGGCGGCTGTCCCGGCCGCCGCCCCGGCGATGGCCGCGACGTCGGCGCAGGCGATCGCGAAGCAGATGATCCCGGACCCCGCGCAGTACAACGCGTTCAGCCAGATCGTCTCCCGCGAGAGCGGCTGGAACCACACCGCGTCGAACGCCTCCTCCGGCGCGTACGGCCTGGTCCAGGCCCTGCCCGGCTCGAAGATGGCGTCCGCGGGCGCGGACTGGAAGACCAACCCGGCCACCCAGATCAAGTGGGGCCTCGACTACATGAACTCCCGCTACGGCAGCCCGGCCGCCGCGTGGTCGTTCTGGCAGACCCACCACTGGTACTGA
- a CDS encoding cytochrome P450 produces MTCPALPEGFDATDPDLLQSRVPHPEFAELRQTAPVWWCPQERGVTGFDDEGYWAVTRHADVKYVSTHPELFSSTLNTAVIRFNEHIPRDSIDAQRLLMLNMDPPEHSRVRQIVQRGFTPRAIRSLEEALRNRSRKIVEEAAAGAGPDGSFDFVTNVAVELPLQAIAELIGVPQEDRSRIFHWSNQMIAYDDPEYAVTEETGAKAAAEIIGYSMTMAEARKGCPAKDIVSTLVAAEDEGNLSSDEFGFFVLLLAVAGNETTRNAISHGMHAFLTHPEQWELYKRERPSTTAEEIVRWGTPVVSFQRTATQDTELGGVQIKKGDRVGLFYSSANNDPEVFEHPERFDVTRDPNPHLGFGGGGPHFCLGKSLAIMEIDLIFNALADVVPNLKLAGDPRRLRAAWLNGIKELQVSLG; encoded by the coding sequence ATGACCTGTCCCGCCCTGCCCGAAGGGTTCGACGCCACCGACCCCGACCTGCTCCAAAGCCGCGTACCGCACCCGGAGTTCGCCGAGCTGCGGCAGACCGCTCCGGTGTGGTGGTGCCCGCAGGAGCGGGGCGTCACGGGGTTCGACGACGAGGGGTACTGGGCCGTCACCCGGCACGCGGACGTCAAGTACGTCTCCACGCATCCCGAGCTGTTCTCGTCCACCCTGAACACCGCGGTCATCCGCTTCAACGAGCACATCCCGAGGGACTCGATCGACGCCCAGCGGCTGCTGATGCTCAACATGGACCCGCCCGAGCACAGCCGGGTCCGGCAGATCGTCCAGCGGGGCTTCACCCCGCGGGCGATACGCAGCCTGGAGGAGGCCCTGCGCAATCGCTCGCGCAAGATCGTCGAGGAGGCGGCCGCAGGGGCGGGCCCCGACGGCAGCTTCGACTTCGTCACCAACGTGGCCGTCGAACTCCCGCTGCAGGCCATCGCCGAACTCATCGGCGTCCCGCAGGAGGACCGGTCCCGGATCTTCCACTGGTCGAACCAGATGATCGCGTACGACGACCCGGAGTACGCCGTCACCGAGGAGACCGGCGCCAAGGCCGCCGCCGAGATCATCGGCTACTCCATGACGATGGCCGAGGCTCGCAAGGGCTGCCCCGCCAAGGACATCGTGAGCACGCTGGTGGCGGCGGAGGACGAGGGCAACCTCTCCTCCGACGAGTTCGGCTTCTTCGTGCTGCTCCTCGCGGTGGCCGGCAACGAGACGACGCGCAACGCCATCAGCCACGGCATGCACGCCTTCCTCACCCACCCCGAGCAGTGGGAGCTCTACAAGCGGGAGCGCCCGTCGACCACCGCCGAGGAGATCGTCCGCTGGGGCACGCCCGTGGTGTCGTTCCAGCGCACGGCGACGCAGGACACCGAACTCGGCGGCGTACAGATCAAGAAGGGTGACCGGGTCGGGCTGTTCTACTCGTCGGCCAACAACGACCCCGAGGTCTTCGAGCACCCCGAGCGGTTCGACGTCACCCGCGACCCGAACCCGCACCTCGGCTTCGGCGGCGGCGGGCCGCACTTCTGCCTCGGCAAGTCCCTGGCCATCATGGAGATCGACCTGATCTTCAACGCGCTGGCCGACGTCGTGCCGAACCTGAAGCTCGCGGGCGACCCGCGCCGGCTGCGGGCGGCCTGGCTGAACGGCATCAAGGAGCTTCAGGTCAGCCTGGGTTGA
- a CDS encoding ECF transporter S component: protein MNTPQTRPKARARARAQAQARAIRLGPKSIAALLLVSAIGVAAFGWPLLADGDSGVTDHAADAPWLFAALLPLLVGVVTATIAESGLGAKAVAMLGVLAAVGAALRPLGAGTAGLEPMFFLMILAGRVLGPGFGFVLGSVTMFASALLTGGVGPWMPFQMLSMGWVSMGAGLLPGPDRLRGRAELAMLALYGAAASVAYGFVMNLYGWTIVPGMSSGLSFQAGDPVHENLVRFFAYCLATSMGWDLGRAAVTVALTLAVGATVLKALRRATRRAAFEAPVTFQDKNQ from the coding sequence ATGAACACCCCGCAGACCCGGCCCAAGGCCCGGGCCCGGGCCCGGGCCCAGGCGCAGGCCCGAGCCATCCGCCTGGGCCCCAAGTCCATCGCCGCGCTCCTCCTCGTGAGCGCCATCGGCGTCGCCGCCTTCGGCTGGCCGCTGCTCGCCGACGGCGACTCCGGGGTGACCGATCACGCCGCGGACGCGCCCTGGCTCTTCGCCGCGCTGCTCCCCCTTCTGGTGGGGGTCGTCACGGCGACCATCGCCGAGAGCGGCCTGGGCGCCAAGGCCGTGGCGATGCTGGGCGTGCTCGCGGCCGTGGGCGCCGCACTGCGCCCACTGGGCGCGGGCACGGCTGGCCTGGAGCCGATGTTCTTCCTGATGATCCTGGCCGGGCGGGTGCTCGGACCCGGCTTCGGCTTCGTCCTCGGCTCGGTCACGATGTTCGCGTCCGCCCTGCTCACGGGCGGGGTCGGCCCGTGGATGCCGTTCCAGATGCTGTCCATGGGCTGGGTGTCGATGGGCGCGGGCCTGCTGCCCGGGCCCGACCGGCTGCGCGGCCGCGCCGAGCTGGCGATGCTCGCGCTGTACGGGGCGGCGGCGTCGGTCGCGTACGGATTCGTGATGAATCTGTACGGCTGGACGATCGTGCCCGGCATGAGCTCGGGCCTCTCCTTCCAGGCCGGCGACCCGGTGCACGAGAACCTGGTCCGCTTCTTCGCCTACTGCCTGGCCACCTCGATGGGCTGGGACCTGGGCCGGGCCGCCGTCACGGTCGCCCTGACCCTGGCCGTCGGCGCGACCGTGCTGAAGGCGCTGCGCCGAGCCACCCGCCGCGCAGCTTTCGAGGCGCCCGTCACATTCCAGGACAAAAACCAGTAG
- a CDS encoding alpha/beta hydrolase family protein, translated as MTYTTRIRRGTVAACTALVLALGAAAPALAGDTQPHVATYTQQHTQRGELIASTPLSKLTSAELTKFLEGRDMDASTVRHGVRAYRLTYRTVDPQGQPTTATGLFVLPDSKRQRLDLVSDTHGTMVHRDYAPSVGEDFGRVAPYLHASAGRAVAAPDYLGLGKGPGKHPYMDTKSAVTASVDMLRAARSAARQQGRTLTGDVYATGFSQGGQVAMALGKELERGVDRHFRLRALAPVGGPYDLEGEEVPAVFDGRVNDISAIFYVSYFLVAQNRLHGIYQDPSEVFRAPYADRVEALFDGEHQEEDIVKQLPGTVKELLTPEFYERMQHPTGVLLDVLRSNSDSCGWGPKAPVRLYAGAADTDVPIANARSCAADLADHGVRAPVLDQGPVDHFGSFKAASPKIVRWFSELQQGR; from the coding sequence ATGACCTACACCACGCGCATTCGCCGCGGCACCGTCGCCGCCTGCACCGCTCTCGTCCTCGCCCTGGGCGCAGCCGCTCCCGCACTCGCCGGTGACACGCAGCCTCACGTGGCGACGTACACCCAACAGCACACCCAGCGCGGCGAATTGATCGCCAGCACCCCGCTGAGCAAGCTGACCTCGGCCGAGCTCACCAAGTTCCTCGAAGGGCGCGACATGGACGCCAGTACGGTCCGGCACGGTGTACGGGCGTACCGGCTCACCTATCGGACCGTCGACCCACAGGGGCAACCCACCACCGCCACCGGCCTGTTCGTGCTCCCGGACAGCAAGAGGCAGCGGCTCGACCTCGTGTCGGACACGCACGGCACCATGGTGCACCGCGACTACGCGCCCTCCGTGGGCGAGGACTTCGGGCGCGTCGCGCCCTATCTGCACGCCTCGGCGGGCCGGGCCGTGGCCGCCCCCGACTACCTCGGGCTCGGCAAGGGGCCGGGGAAGCACCCGTACATGGACACGAAGTCCGCCGTCACGGCCTCCGTGGACATGCTGCGGGCCGCCCGCAGCGCCGCGCGGCAGCAGGGGCGGACGCTCACCGGCGACGTGTACGCGACCGGGTTCTCGCAGGGCGGGCAGGTCGCCATGGCGCTCGGGAAGGAGCTGGAGCGGGGCGTCGACCGGCACTTCCGGCTGCGCGCCCTCGCGCCCGTCGGCGGGCCGTACGACCTGGAGGGCGAGGAGGTGCCCGCGGTGTTCGACGGCCGGGTCAACGACATCAGCGCGATCTTCTACGTCTCCTACTTCCTGGTCGCGCAGAACCGCCTGCACGGCATCTACCAGGACCCCTCGGAGGTCTTCCGGGCCCCGTACGCCGACCGCGTCGAGGCGCTCTTCGACGGTGAACACCAGGAGGAGGACATCGTCAAGCAGCTGCCGGGCACGGTGAAGGAGCTGCTGACCCCCGAGTTCTACGAGCGGATGCAGCACCCGACGGGCGTCCTCCTCGACGTCCTGCGCAGCAACAGCGACAGCTGCGGGTGGGGACCGAAGGCGCCGGTACGGCTGTACGCGGGGGCCGCCGACACCGACGTACCGATCGCCAACGCCCGTAGCTGCGCCGCCGACTTGGCGGACCACGGGGTGCGGGCCCCGGTCCTCGACCAGGGGCCGGTGGACCACTTCGGCAGCTTCAAGGCGGCGAGTCCGAAGATCGTGCGCTGGTTCAGCGAGCTGCAGCAGGGTCGGTAG
- a CDS encoding ABC transporter ATP-binding protein, producing MIRFEDVSVTYDGCDAPTVQGVELTVPEGELVLLVGPSGVGKSTLLGTVSGLVPHFTGGTLRGRVTVAGRDTRTHKPRELADVVGTVGQDPLSHFVTDTVEDELAYGMESLGLAPDVMRRRVEETLDLLGLADLRDRPISTLSGGQQQRVAIGSVLTPHPRVLILDEPTSALDPAAAEEVLAVLQRLVHDLGTTVLMAEHRLERVVQYADQVALLPGPGEAPILGAPADIMAISPVYPPVVGLGRLAGWSPLPLTVRDARRGAGELRERLSGIAAPTAPSAAATAIPTHPGAADTTTPTHPQPCGQAFRRASGASPARAKPRAWGRVGTAEGAGHPEMKASRWTTWFSQRRRRPTETPATKTTAPVAQTENLAVRRGRVEALQGVDLKVERGETLALMGRNGAGKSTLLNTLVGMIRPTSGEVRVGGTVPHRTTPRDLIRHVGLVPQEPRDLLYADTVHGECEAADHDARAEPGTCRALLTRLLPGIPDETHPRDLSEGQRLTLALSVVLTAKPPLLLLDEPTRGLDYAAKARLVTVLRDLAAEGHAIVLATHDVELAAELAHRVVILADGEVVADGPTADVVVSSPAFAPQVSKILAPQQWLTVPQVEAALAEAE from the coding sequence ATGATCCGGTTCGAGGATGTCTCGGTCACGTACGACGGCTGCGACGCCCCCACCGTCCAGGGCGTCGAACTGACGGTCCCCGAGGGCGAGTTGGTCTTGCTGGTCGGTCCCTCCGGGGTCGGAAAATCAACCCTCCTCGGTACGGTCAGCGGTCTGGTCCCGCACTTCACGGGCGGCACCCTGCGCGGCCGGGTGACCGTCGCGGGCCGCGACACCCGCACCCACAAGCCGCGCGAACTCGCCGACGTGGTGGGCACGGTGGGCCAGGACCCGCTCTCCCACTTCGTCACGGACACCGTCGAGGACGAGCTCGCCTACGGCATGGAGTCCCTGGGCCTCGCCCCCGACGTGATGCGCCGCCGCGTCGAGGAAACCCTCGACCTCCTGGGCCTCGCCGACCTCCGCGACCGCCCCATCAGCACCCTCTCCGGCGGCCAGCAACAACGCGTCGCCATCGGCTCGGTCCTCACCCCGCACCCCCGGGTCCTGATCCTCGACGAGCCGACCTCGGCCCTGGACCCGGCGGCGGCCGAGGAGGTCCTGGCCGTCCTCCAACGCCTGGTCCACGACCTGGGCACGACGGTCCTGATGGCCGAACACCGCCTGGAGCGTGTCGTCCAGTACGCGGACCAGGTCGCCCTCCTCCCCGGCCCCGGCGAGGCCCCGATCCTCGGCGCTCCCGCCGACATCATGGCGATCTCACCGGTGTATCCGCCGGTGGTGGGGCTGGGGCGCTTGGCGGGCTGGTCCCCGCTTCCTCTTACTGTGCGGGATGCGCGCCGGGGGGCGGGCGAGCTTCGGGAACGACTGTCCGGCATCGCAGCTCCCACTGCCCCCAGTGCGGCCGCCACCGCAATCCCCACCCACCCCGGTGCGGCCGACACCACCACTCCCACCCACCCCCAACCCTGTGGGCAGGCGTTCCGCAGGGCGAGTGGGGCCTCCCCTGCTCGAGCGAAGCCGAGAGCTTGGGGAAGGGTGGGCACAGCCGAAGGTGCCGGACATCCGGAAATGAAGGCGTCCAGGTGGACAACCTGGTTCAGCCAACGCAGGCGCAGGCCAACGGAAACTCCCGCAACCAAGACCACCGCTCCGGTCGCCCAGACCGAAAACCTGGCAGTACGACGAGGCCGGGTCGAAGCCCTGCAAGGGGTCGACCTCAAGGTCGAGAGGGGCGAAACCCTCGCCCTCATGGGCCGCAACGGCGCCGGAAAGTCGACCCTCCTCAACACCCTCGTAGGGATGATCCGACCCACTTCGGGCGAGGTGAGGGTCGGCGGGACGGTCCCGCACAGGACAACCCCCCGCGACCTCATCCGCCACGTAGGCCTGGTTCCCCAGGAACCAAGAGACCTTCTGTACGCAGACACGGTGCACGGCGAGTGCGAGGCGGCCGACCACGACGCGCGCGCCGAGCCCGGAACCTGCCGAGCCCTCCTCACCCGCCTCCTCCCCGGCATCCCCGACGAAACCCACCCCCGCGACCTCTCCGAGGGCCAGCGCCTCACCCTCGCCCTGTCCGTCGTCCTCACCGCGAAGCCCCCGCTGCTCCTGCTCGACGAGCCCACCCGAGGCCTCGACTACGCCGCGAAGGCCCGCCTCGTCACGGTCCTGCGCGACCTGGCCGCCGAGGGCCATGCCATCGTCCTGGCCACCCACGACGTGGAGCTCGCCGCCGAGCTGGCCCACCGCGTGGTGATCCTGGCCGACGGCGAGGTCGTGGCGGACGGCCCGACCGCCGACGTCGTGGTCTCGTCCCCCGCCTTCGCCCCACAGGTCAGCAAGATCCTGGCCCCGCAGCAGTGGCTGACCGTGCCGCAGGTCGAGGCCGCACTGGCGGAAGCCGAATGA